ACCCTGGTCGCCGAGACCGGCACGCTGCTCGAGAAGATCCTCTCCAGCATCGGCGAGATCAGCGGTGCGATGAAGGACATCGCCGAGAATGCCAGCGCGCAGTCGGTCAATCTTCAGCAGATCAACACGACGGTCGGCGAAATGGACCGGATGACCCAGCAGAACGCGGCCATGGTCGAACAGTCGACCGCCGCCTCGCGCAGCCTGGCCGACGAGGCCAACGAGCTGACCGCGCTGGTCACGCGCTTCGCCACCGGCGAAGCTGCCGGCCACGCGCCGCGCGCCGCCGCGCCGCTGCCGCTACCTCGTGCCGCGGCGCCGGCCCCCGCGCCGCGGCCCCTATTCCGCAGGTCCAGGGTAATCTCGCCATCAAGCCGGCCGCCGTCGAAGCATTCGACGACTGGTCCGAGTTCTGAAGTCGATCGGCGAAAGGGCCTGATCCATGTCTTCCATTTCCCTTCCCGCACGCTGCGACCGTGCCACGGTCGAATCGCTGCTTCCAGAATTCGTCGCCGCAGTGGGTGGCGGCCCGGTCCGCGTCGACGGCACCCAGGTGACCCACGCCGGCCAGGCGCTGCTGCAGCTTCTCGTGAGCGCCCGCCGCAGCATCGACGGCATCGTGATCGAGGGCTCGCCCGCGCTGCGCGACGCCGCCGCCCTGACCGGGCTGGCCGATGAACTCTTCGAGGAGGGACGCGCATGACCGCCGAGGAAATCCAGCAGATCTTCTTCGTCGAATGCGAAGAATCGCTCGCCGCAGCCGAAGCCGGCCTCGCCGCCTGCAAGGACGGCACGCAGGACGACGATACGGTCAACGCGATCTTCCGCGCGGTCCACTCGATCAAGGGCGGCGCCGGCGCTTTCGGCTTCGCGGCGCTCCAGGCCTATACCCACACCTTCGAGACGCTGCTGTCCGACGTGCGTGACGGTACCGTCGCGGTCGAGCCGCTGGTCGACCTGCTGCTCCGCGCGCTCGACACGCTGAGCGACCATGTCAACTCCGCGCGCGACGGCGGTGCGGCGCCCGACGACGTCGTCCTGCTACAGGAACTGACCGCAGCCCAGGCGGCCAATGCCGGCGCAGCGCCCGCTGCTGCCGAGCCCGCGCCCGCGCCGATCGTCGAAGCGCCCGAGCCCGAGCCGGTAGCGGCCCCCGCAGCTGCGGCCGACGAGGAGATCGATCCCGACTTCGGCGATGCCTTCGACGAGCTCGACCTCGACGCCATGTTCAGCGACATGCCGAGCACCGAACCTCAGGCAGAGGAACCGGCCGAGGAAAAGGTCGAAGCCAAGGCCGATGAAGGCACGCTATTCGTCCACCTGCGTCCACACGCCGGCGCTATGCTCAACGGCGGCGAGCCGCTGCTGCTACTGCGCGAGATCGTCGGTCTCGGCGGCCAGGTCGTCCACTGCGACGTCGAGAAGCTGCCGCCGCTCGACACGCTCGATCCCATGCAGGGCTACCTCGGCTGGACCTTCAAGCTGCCCGGCAGCGTGACCGAAGCCACGGTGCGCGAGATCTTCGATTTCGTCGGCGACGACGTCGGCATCGTGTTCGGCGAGGAGGCCGAGATGCCGCCGACGGCGATCGCCGTCCCGGCTCCTGCCCAGCCCGCGCCGGCGCCCGTTGCGGCCCCTGCCCCCGTCGCGACACCGGCTCCTGCGCCGCCCCCCGTCGTAGCTGCTCCGGCAGCTCCCGCTCCCGTGGCCGCGGCTCCGGTCGCGACGACCCCAGCCCCGGCGCCCGCGCCGGCTCCCGCCGCCGCCCCTGCGGCCGCCGCGCCGGCCAATGCAGCGGCCGCTGCCGCTGCCGCTGCTGCCGGCGCCTCGATCCGCATCGACCTTGCCAAGCTCGACCGTCTGATCGACTCGGTGGGTGAGCTCGTCATTGCCCAGGCGATGATGGCCCAGCGCCTGTCGAACGAAGGCGTCACGGCCAACGAGGAGCTGACGCTGCTCGAATCGCTGACGCGCGACATCCAGGAAAGCGCGATGTCGATCCGCGCGCAGCCGATCGGCACCGTGTTCAGCCGCGTGCCGCGTATCCTGCGCGAGCTCGCCTCGTCGACCGGCAAGCATGTCCGCCTCGAACTGATCGGTGAAGCGACCGAGCTCGACAAGACGGTCATCGAGCGCCTCGGCGAGCCGCTGACCCACCTGATCCGCAACGCCGTCGACCACGGCATCGAGAACGCCGACAAGCGCCTCGCCGCGGGCAAGGAAGCCGACGGCACCCTGACGCTTTCTGCCGAGCACCGCTCGGGCCGCATCCTCATCAAGATCGCCGACGACGGCGCCGGCATCAACCGCGAGCGCGTCTTCGCCAAGGCGGTCGAAAAGGGCCTGCTCTCGCCCGACGCGCAGCTCTCGCCGGAAGAAATCGACAACCTCATCTTCGCGCCGGGCTTCTCCACCGCCGCGACGATCACCAGCGTTTCGGGACGCGGCGTCGGCATGGACGTCGTCCGCCAGAACGTGAAGGACCTCGGCGGGCGCATCACCATCGAGTCCGAAGAGGGCAAGGGCACGACCTTCACTCTTACCCTGCCGCTCACGCTCGCCATTTCCGACGGCATGATCGTCAGCGTCGGCGAGGAATCGATGGTCGTGCCGCTGGCCCACGTCGTCGAGTGCCTGCGGCCCAAGGACGGCGAGCTCCAGGGCCTGGGCTCGCGCCAGATGTTCAACATGCGCGGGCGCTTCATCCCGGTCATTTCGGTCCGCGACGCGCTCAAGGCGCGCGGCCAGTCGCGTGGCCCTG
The window above is part of the Novosphingobium sp. G106 genome. Proteins encoded here:
- a CDS encoding STAS domain-containing protein translates to MSSISLPARCDRATVESLLPEFVAAVGGGPVRVDGTQVTHAGQALLQLLVSARRSIDGIVIEGSPALRDAAALTGLADELFEEGRA
- a CDS encoding chemotaxis protein CheA, which gives rise to MTAEEIQQIFFVECEESLAAAEAGLAACKDGTQDDDTVNAIFRAVHSIKGGAGAFGFAALQAYTHTFETLLSDVRDGTVAVEPLVDLLLRALDTLSDHVNSARDGGAAPDDVVLLQELTAAQAANAGAAPAAAEPAPAPIVEAPEPEPVAAPAAAADEEIDPDFGDAFDELDLDAMFSDMPSTEPQAEEPAEEKVEAKADEGTLFVHLRPHAGAMLNGGEPLLLLREIVGLGGQVVHCDVEKLPPLDTLDPMQGYLGWTFKLPGSVTEATVREIFDFVGDDVGIVFGEEAEMPPTAIAVPAPAQPAPAPVAAPAPVATPAPAPPPVVAAPAAPAPVAAAPVATTPAPAPAPAPAAAPAAAAPANAAAAAAAAAAGASIRIDLAKLDRLIDSVGELVIAQAMMAQRLSNEGVTANEELTLLESLTRDIQESAMSIRAQPIGTVFSRVPRILRELASSTGKHVRLELIGEATELDKTVIERLGEPLTHLIRNAVDHGIENADKRLAAGKEADGTLTLSAEHRSGRILIKIADDGAGINRERVFAKAVEKGLLSPDAQLSPEEIDNLIFAPGFSTAATITSVSGRGVGMDVVRQNVKDLGGRITIESEEGKGTTFTLTLPLTLAISDGMIVSVGEESMVVPLAHVVECLRPKDGELQGLGSRQMFNMRGRFIPVISVRDALKARGQSRGPDHGVLIVVDTEAAGQAALLVDDICDQRQFVIKSLDTHFRAVDGVAGATILGDGQVALILDVDGLVGGAMVEPERQAA